The proteins below come from a single Halostagnicola larsenii XH-48 genomic window:
- the hemB gene encoding porphobilinogen synthase — MELTHRPRRLRQDRIRPLVSETSLEPSDFIAPVFVDATTEERVPIESMPGHERVPIDEAVARVEEVLETGVEAVMLFGIPRSKDPDGTRAWAEDGVVQEATRRITSETDAYVITDVCLCEYTSHGHCGPLEEELRDEEGGVDEPIHGHDATTTVDNDATLESLENIATSHAEAGADMIAPSGMMDGMVGAIRGALDSSGFDHVPIMSYAAKYESAFYGPFRDAADGAPSFGNRRHYQMDPANAREAIREVELDVEQGADVLMVKPALPYLDIVADLRREFDHPVAAYNVSGEYAMLHAAAEKGWLDLEEVALESLLSIKRAGADLILTYFAEDVATRLQG, encoded by the coding sequence ATGGAGCTTACTCATCGTCCGCGGCGGCTTCGCCAGGATCGAATTCGACCGCTGGTGAGCGAGACGAGTCTCGAGCCGTCGGATTTCATCGCCCCCGTCTTCGTCGATGCGACGACCGAGGAGCGCGTTCCGATCGAATCGATGCCGGGCCACGAGCGCGTCCCGATCGACGAGGCGGTCGCTCGCGTCGAGGAGGTCCTCGAGACCGGCGTCGAGGCCGTCATGCTGTTCGGCATTCCGCGGTCGAAAGACCCCGACGGAACCCGCGCCTGGGCCGAGGACGGCGTCGTTCAGGAGGCGACCCGACGGATTACGAGCGAGACCGACGCGTACGTCATCACCGACGTCTGTCTCTGCGAATACACCAGCCACGGCCACTGTGGCCCGCTCGAGGAGGAACTTCGTGACGAGGAGGGCGGCGTAGACGAACCGATCCACGGGCACGACGCCACCACGACGGTCGACAACGACGCGACCCTCGAGAGCCTCGAGAATATCGCGACCTCTCACGCCGAGGCCGGAGCGGACATGATCGCGCCGAGCGGGATGATGGACGGTATGGTCGGGGCGATCCGCGGTGCGCTCGACAGTTCGGGGTTCGACCACGTCCCGATCATGAGCTACGCCGCGAAGTACGAGAGCGCCTTTTACGGGCCGTTCCGCGACGCGGCGGACGGCGCGCCCTCCTTCGGGAACCGCCGTCACTATCAGATGGATCCCGCGAACGCGCGCGAGGCGATCCGGGAGGTCGAACTCGACGTCGAGCAGGGCGCGGACGTGCTGATGGTCAAACCAGCGCTCCCGTACCTCGACATCGTCGCCGATCTGCGCCGGGAGTTCGATCACCCCGTCGCCGCGTACAACGTCTCGGGCGAGTACGCTATGCTCCACGCCGCCGCCGAAAAGGGATGGCTGGACCTCGAGGAAGTCGCCCTCGAGTCGCTGCTATCGATCAAACGCGCGGGTGCCGATCTGATTCTGACCTACTTCGCCGAGGACGTCGCCACCCGCCTTCAGGGGTGA
- a CDS encoding thiol-disulfide oxidoreductase DCC family protein, with protein sequence MTAPESAPPRLVFDDDCGFCTWCAEFAAERGEFELVGFQDLTPDQLARLPEDYEDCAHLLTQNGVYSCGEAIEEIGTRLETSSRHLAMAFRQLPGTERAREPLYRRVADNRDLFGRIVSRTPPGREE encoded by the coding sequence ATGACCGCGCCAGAATCGGCCCCGCCGCGGCTGGTCTTCGACGACGACTGTGGCTTTTGTACCTGGTGTGCCGAGTTCGCCGCCGAACGCGGCGAGTTCGAACTCGTCGGCTTTCAGGATCTTACGCCCGATCAACTGGCCCGCCTCCCCGAGGACTACGAGGACTGCGCTCACCTCCTTACCCAGAACGGCGTCTACTCCTGCGGCGAGGCCATCGAGGAGATAGGGACGCGACTCGAGACCTCCTCTCGACACCTCGCGATGGCGTTCAGACAGCTTCCCGGTACCGAAAGGGCCCGAGAACCGCTCTACCGACGGGTAGCGGACAACAGGGATCTGTTCGGACGGATCGTGAGTCGAACGCCGCCCGGGCGCGAAGAGTAA
- a CDS encoding 4Fe-4S dicluster domain-containing protein has product MAIDPQFNENREKEGEENGVAVWGPVDEPEELGIRGTHVAVDYDLCIADGACLEDCPVDVFTWTDTPGHPESDKKAEPTKEAQCIDCMLCVDVCPVDAIDVDAGRTA; this is encoded by the coding sequence ATGGCCATTGATCCACAGTTCAACGAGAACCGCGAGAAAGAGGGTGAGGAAAACGGCGTCGCCGTCTGGGGACCGGTCGACGAACCCGAAGAGCTCGGGATTCGGGGTACGCACGTCGCCGTCGATTACGACCTCTGCATCGCCGACGGGGCCTGTCTCGAGGACTGTCCCGTCGACGTCTTCACGTGGACCGACACGCCGGGACACCCCGAGAGCGACAAGAAGGCAGAGCCGACCAAGGAGGCCCAGTGTATCGATTGTATGCTCTGTGTCGACGTCTGTCCGGTCGACGCGATCGACGTCGATGCCGGTCGAACGGCCTGA
- a CDS encoding DUF6757 family protein: MNCHYCDREAAFAAESDGLKVGLCEEHFRERLQELAEADGLETLRERVDVDRAE, from the coding sequence ATGAATTGCCACTACTGCGACCGCGAAGCCGCATTCGCGGCCGAGTCCGACGGACTCAAGGTGGGCCTCTGTGAGGAACACTTCCGCGAGCGGTTGCAGGAGCTCGCCGAGGCCGACGGCCTCGAGACGCTCAGAGAACGCGTCGACGTCGATCGTGCCGAGTGA
- a CDS encoding PHP domain-containing protein encodes MPYADLHVHTTRSDGGLELEAVPEAARRNDVEVVAVTDHDRRQPFEESVIERDGVTIVHGIELRVETADGLRVDLLGYGLEPTPALESTLEAIQTNRRERGQAIVDRVEDRLGVDLGVTVDDGFGRPHVARAVADHPDTEYDYEATFNQLIGGDGPCFVPREIPSFERGQQLLSEAATIVSLAHPLRYPDSERALELTADLDAVELHYPYGAPVDIGPVERAISTNDLRITGGTDAHDDRLGVAGLTAEEYHELEISR; translated from the coding sequence ATGCCATACGCCGACCTCCACGTCCACACGACTCGCTCGGACGGGGGACTAGAACTCGAGGCGGTGCCCGAAGCCGCCCGCCGTAACGACGTCGAGGTCGTCGCGGTCACCGACCACGATCGACGCCAGCCCTTCGAGGAGTCGGTAATCGAACGCGACGGCGTGACGATCGTCCACGGGATCGAACTCCGCGTCGAGACGGCAGACGGCCTGCGTGTCGACCTGTTGGGGTACGGACTCGAGCCCACGCCGGCACTCGAGTCGACGCTCGAGGCGATCCAGACGAACCGCCGCGAGCGCGGGCAGGCGATCGTCGACCGCGTGGAGGACCGACTCGGCGTCGACCTCGGCGTCACCGTCGACGACGGCTTCGGCCGACCGCACGTCGCCCGCGCGGTCGCGGACCACCCTGACACCGAGTACGATTACGAGGCGACGTTCAACCAACTGATCGGCGGCGACGGACCGTGTTTCGTTCCGCGGGAGATCCCCTCGTTCGAGCGCGGTCAACAACTCCTCTCGGAGGCTGCGACGATCGTTTCACTGGCCCACCCGCTTCGCTACCCGGATTCGGAGCGAGCCCTCGAGCTGACCGCAGATCTCGACGCCGTCGAGTTGCATTATCCCTACGGCGCTCCCGTGGATATAGGGCCCGTCGAGCGGGCGATATCGACCAACGATCTTCGTATCACCGGCGGGACCGATGCCCACGACGACCGGTTGGGCGTCGCCGGCCTCACTGCCGAGGAGTATCACGAGCTCGAAATCTCACGTTGA
- a CDS encoding DUF5789 family protein has product MLLNGTGEMIDAHEYPATTEEMIEAYGDRTLELPNGSESVEEVLARLDSETFESAEEVRFAVYSAVSQKAIGRVGYSDRDPTPLGSPYAPEQLSF; this is encoded by the coding sequence ATGCTGCTCAATGGCACCGGCGAGATGATCGACGCACACGAGTATCCCGCGACGACCGAAGAAATGATCGAGGCCTACGGGGACCGCACGCTCGAGCTCCCGAACGGCTCCGAGTCCGTCGAGGAGGTACTCGCGCGCCTCGATTCGGAAACGTTCGAGTCCGCCGAGGAGGTCCGCTTTGCGGTCTACTCCGCCGTGAGCCAGAAGGCGATCGGCCGCGTCGGCTACAGCGACCGCGACCCGACGCCGCTCGGAAGCCCGTACGCGCCAGAACAATTGTCGTTCTGA
- a CDS encoding DUF5784 family protein, translating into MARPLRFRYSPAHWSEQRVRQKILQPLRNNIGARAVNPRFDINGGWDTHRFEMANGDIALFARNDEEAYWMGNTETPSALWRTDKFGWGEVPYHVSRWTQRELLETLYEEDPWLEAYPHLSWFFLPVFMSKDGRESTRAFFREHAGGFPDAGRRDAMGFFEEFFTTGTLDEYRHVMAGKLGTSDHVDRVRMSASMGEFIAAKILVDAGYEVVPEIEVTTGHSLDYRAKDASTNILVEVTRPQPPGNRAASGPVAAVRDTAETKTNGQLAEHGGGAVLFVDCSSFRDDSWNAVRGEQPDVRHRPAVVYRARPDGHVEGYQKGSVPLELGDALEFLD; encoded by the coding sequence GTGGCACGGCCGCTCCGCTTCCGTTATTCGCCCGCTCATTGGAGCGAGCAACGGGTCCGTCAGAAGATTTTGCAACCGCTTCGAAACAACATCGGCGCTCGAGCCGTCAACCCGCGATTCGATATCAACGGTGGGTGGGACACCCACCGATTCGAGATGGCAAACGGCGATATCGCACTGTTCGCCCGGAACGACGAGGAGGCCTACTGGATGGGCAACACCGAGACGCCGTCGGCGCTGTGGCGAACCGACAAGTTCGGCTGGGGCGAGGTCCCCTATCATGTCTCGCGGTGGACACAGCGGGAACTGCTCGAGACGCTGTACGAGGAGGATCCGTGGCTCGAGGCGTACCCCCACCTCTCGTGGTTTTTCCTCCCCGTGTTCATGTCCAAGGACGGACGGGAGTCCACGCGAGCGTTCTTCCGCGAGCACGCCGGTGGCTTTCCCGACGCCGGCCGACGGGACGCGATGGGGTTTTTCGAGGAGTTTTTCACCACCGGCACGCTCGACGAGTACCGACACGTCATGGCGGGGAAACTCGGTACCAGCGATCACGTCGACCGCGTTCGCATGAGCGCGTCGATGGGCGAGTTCATCGCCGCGAAAATCCTCGTCGACGCGGGCTACGAGGTGGTTCCCGAAATCGAAGTGACGACGGGACACTCGCTCGACTACCGCGCGAAGGACGCGTCGACGAACATCCTCGTCGAGGTCACCCGCCCGCAGCCGCCCGGAAACAGGGCCGCCTCGGGACCGGTCGCCGCGGTTCGAGATACCGCAGAAACCAAGACGAACGGCCAGCTCGCCGAACACGGCGGCGGCGCGGTATTGTTCGTCGACTGCTCGAGCTTCCGCGACGATAGCTGGAACGCGGTTCGGGGCGAGCAACCCGACGTTCGCCACCGACCCGCGGTCGTCTACCGCGCCCGACCGGACGGCCACGTCGAGGGCTACCAAAAGGGATCGGTGCCGCTCGAGCTAGGTGACGCGCTCGAGTTTCTGGACTGA
- a CDS encoding DUF5786 family protein, which produces MSMGAYDEDEHERREKQASKVDTDFDDERTIHHGTVEYDSGDSAEELLNKFEEIKSD; this is translated from the coding sequence ATGTCAATGGGTGCCTATGACGAAGACGAGCACGAGCGACGTGAAAAACAAGCCTCCAAAGTCGACACCGACTTCGACGACGAGCGCACGATTCACCACGGAACGGTCGAGTACGACTCCGGCGATTCAGCCGAGGAACTCCTGAACAAGTTCGAGGAGATCAAATCGGACTAG
- a CDS encoding DUF7561 family protein, whose translation MGTDSCDGCGRPISVAGGVANIWTFGENDGSDGTAMTLELMDGSSHLLCYPCLEALPENPTVEDIENLERSDDGSVVGSVRSDR comes from the coding sequence ATGGGTACTGATTCGTGTGATGGCTGTGGCCGACCGATCTCGGTCGCGGGCGGCGTCGCTAACATCTGGACGTTCGGCGAAAACGACGGCAGCGACGGCACGGCGATGACCCTCGAGCTCATGGACGGCTCGAGTCACCTGCTTTGTTACCCGTGTCTCGAGGCGTTGCCCGAGAACCCGACGGTCGAGGACATCGAGAATTTGGAGCGAAGCGACGACGGCTCTGTTGTCGGCTCTGTCCGTTCCGATCGCTGA
- a CDS encoding helicase C-terminal domain-containing protein, whose translation MNTERIFEEFPAPSYRGAQEAALRDIRDAFEAGNDVVLVRAPTGSGKSLLARAIAGCAQTIEEADPSEPSGAYYTTPQVSQLDDVAADDLLSDLNVIRGKSNYNCILPHERDTPVNQAPCVRERGYDCSVKHRCPYFSDRAIASNREIAAMTLAYFMQTAGSEVFRTRDVVVVDEAHGLAEWAEMYATIRLGPRSIPIWEDLRVPDIGGVDRAARYAENLAQTCTRRKDELLAQETLTPADVRERDRLQELIGELEWFVSDYRDPESPTTWLVDQEPASKTDGGDGENAELGGPLTIKPMNPERYLRHTVWDRGNKFALLSATILNKDAFCRQVGLKPENVALVDVEHTFPVENRPLYDVTQGKMTYDERDETLPKIARIIVRIMQQHPDEKGLVHAHSYAIQERLADLLRDFGVGGRVRTHTRESRDVDLEEWKASDDPDVFLSVKMEEALDLKGDLCRFQVLCKAPFLNTGDSRVAHRLEEGQWAWYYRTALRTIIQGCGRVVRAPDDYGATYLVDSSLLDLFDRAQADMPDWFEAQVDRMDAPSLPAFDPQAAVAGTGGVNHSSSGRSTPNSATGSETGSRSQSGSGGRSSSDRNRSSARDSSRSSPLADVWDTDG comes from the coding sequence GTGAACACCGAGCGGATCTTCGAGGAGTTTCCCGCGCCGAGCTACCGCGGAGCCCAGGAGGCGGCCCTCCGCGATATTCGCGACGCGTTCGAGGCCGGCAACGACGTGGTACTCGTGCGCGCGCCGACGGGAAGCGGGAAGTCCCTGCTGGCTCGAGCGATCGCCGGCTGTGCACAGACGATCGAGGAGGCAGATCCGAGCGAGCCGTCGGGGGCCTACTACACGACGCCGCAGGTGTCTCAGCTCGACGACGTCGCGGCCGACGACCTGCTCTCGGATCTGAACGTCATCCGCGGGAAGTCGAACTACAACTGCATTCTTCCCCACGAGCGCGACACGCCGGTGAATCAGGCCCCGTGTGTCCGCGAACGCGGGTACGACTGCTCGGTCAAACATCGCTGTCCGTACTTTTCGGACCGGGCGATCGCATCGAACCGCGAAATCGCGGCGATGACGCTCGCGTATTTCATGCAAACTGCGGGGAGCGAGGTCTTTCGAACCCGCGACGTGGTCGTCGTCGACGAAGCCCACGGACTGGCCGAGTGGGCCGAAATGTACGCGACGATCCGACTCGGCCCCCGCTCGATACCCATCTGGGAGGACCTTCGCGTTCCCGACATCGGCGGGGTCGACCGCGCCGCGCGATACGCCGAAAACCTCGCCCAGACGTGCACTCGCAGGAAAGACGAGTTGCTCGCCCAGGAGACGCTCACGCCTGCGGATGTCCGCGAGCGGGATCGACTTCAGGAACTCATCGGCGAACTCGAGTGGTTCGTCTCCGACTACCGTGACCCGGAGAGTCCGACGACCTGGCTCGTCGATCAGGAACCGGCCAGTAAAACCGACGGGGGCGACGGCGAGAACGCCGAACTCGGCGGCCCGCTGACGATCAAGCCGATGAACCCCGAGCGGTACCTCAGACACACCGTCTGGGATCGGGGCAACAAGTTTGCGCTCCTCTCGGCCACGATTCTCAACAAGGACGCGTTCTGCCGGCAGGTCGGGCTGAAGCCGGAGAACGTCGCCCTCGTCGACGTCGAGCACACATTCCCGGTCGAAAACCGCCCACTGTACGACGTGACACAGGGGAAGATGACCTACGACGAGCGCGACGAAACCCTCCCCAAAATCGCCCGAATCATCGTCCGGATCATGCAGCAACACCCCGACGAGAAGGGGTTAGTCCACGCACACTCCTACGCGATTCAGGAGCGACTGGCCGACCTCCTCCGGGATTTCGGCGTCGGCGGGCGGGTTCGAACGCATACGAGAGAGAGCCGGGACGTCGACCTCGAGGAGTGGAAGGCGAGCGACGACCCGGACGTGTTCCTCTCGGTCAAGATGGAGGAAGCGCTCGACCTCAAGGGCGACCTCTGTCGCTTTCAGGTTCTCTGTAAAGCGCCGTTTCTCAACACCGGCGATTCGCGGGTCGCCCACCGACTCGAAGAGGGACAGTGGGCCTGGTACTACCGCACGGCGCTGCGGACTATCATCCAGGGTTGTGGCCGGGTCGTCCGCGCGCCCGACGACTACGGCGCGACGTACCTGGTTGATTCGAGCCTGCTGGATCTCTTCGACCGTGCGCAGGCGGACATGCCCGACTGGTTCGAAGCGCAGGTCGACCGGATGGACGCGCCCTCGCTCCCGGCCTTCGACCCGCAGGCCGCGGTCGCCGGAACCGGCGGCGTGAACCACTCGTCGTCCGGCCGTTCGACCCCTAACTCGGCCACTGGTTCGGAGACCGGTTCGCGGTCCCAATCCGGGTCCGGTGGCCGCTCCTCGAGCGATCGCAACCGGTCGTCCGCGCGCGACTCATCGCGCTCGAGCCCGCTGGCGGACGTCTGGGATACTGACGGCTGA
- a CDS encoding class I SAM-dependent methyltransferase, producing MTEQSDDTGSNPDAEAFVSAEASPSLEPGTESPLAVVVEKPRAEAAIESLRAEGVYDDERQVREYDAETVALPISAHPAETAVLEVIRQLDPDYRSPDLERRLAERGWSEADLEAVPGSWAVVGSVILVTVPENCPDETALAEELLEIHGEADSVLADEGISNDGAAGTYREPRTRLLAGHRDTETVHTEDGTRYGLDPTEVMFSPGNQAERVRMGDVVSPDECVFDMFAGIGYFTLPMARAGARVTATELNPTAFRYLLENAMLNDVQRDLEAYMTDCRELAADLEVDRVVMGYYGVSESGAADEETARSDEAHEFLPAALEAVVPGGTVHYHEATPESLLWDRPVRRLEAAVDDAGRTLEDLECRRVKSHSAGVEHVVVDAVVE from the coding sequence ATGACTGAACAGTCGGACGACACGGGTTCGAATCCCGATGCGGAAGCGTTCGTCTCTGCGGAAGCAAGTCCGAGCCTCGAGCCGGGAACCGAATCGCCGCTGGCGGTCGTCGTCGAAAAGCCGCGTGCGGAGGCGGCGATCGAATCCCTGCGGGCCGAAGGCGTCTACGACGATGAGCGACAGGTTCGCGAGTACGACGCCGAGACGGTCGCCCTGCCGATTTCTGCTCACCCCGCCGAGACGGCGGTGCTCGAGGTGATCCGACAGCTCGATCCCGACTACCGGAGTCCAGACCTCGAGCGGCGACTCGCCGAACGGGGCTGGAGTGAGGCAGACCTCGAGGCCGTACCGGGATCGTGGGCCGTCGTCGGCTCGGTTATCCTCGTGACGGTTCCCGAGAACTGCCCCGACGAGACGGCGCTGGCGGAGGAACTGCTCGAGATCCACGGCGAGGCAGACAGCGTGCTCGCCGACGAGGGCATCTCGAACGACGGAGCGGCGGGAACCTATCGGGAGCCGCGTACGCGACTGCTCGCGGGCCACCGCGATACCGAAACGGTACACACCGAAGACGGAACGCGGTACGGACTCGATCCGACCGAGGTGATGTTCTCTCCGGGGAATCAGGCCGAGCGAGTTCGAATGGGCGATGTCGTTAGCCCGGATGAGTGCGTCTTCGACATGTTCGCCGGTATCGGCTACTTCACGCTGCCGATGGCTCGAGCCGGCGCGCGGGTGACCGCGACCGAACTCAACCCGACCGCGTTTCGCTACCTGCTCGAGAACGCGATGTTGAACGACGTCCAGCGCGACCTCGAGGCCTACATGACCGACTGCCGCGAGTTGGCGGCCGATCTCGAGGTCGACCGCGTCGTGATGGGCTACTACGGCGTTTCCGAATCGGGCGCTGCCGACGAAGAAACGGCTCGAAGCGACGAAGCCCACGAGTTTCTGCCCGCCGCGCTCGAGGCGGTCGTCCCCGGCGGAACGGTCCACTACCACGAGGCGACGCCGGAGTCGCTACTGTGGGATCGACCCGTCCGTCGGCTCGAGGCGGCCGTTGACGACGCGGGTCGAACGCTCGAGGACCTCGAGTGCCGCCGGGTCAAGAGCCACAGCGCGGGCGTCGAACACGTCGTCGTCGACGCCGTGGTGGAGTGA
- a CDS encoding 60S ribosomal export protein NMD3, with protein MADSRAFCPRCGDPIADRSGSDATESTESNGGVGTQEIREPATGETDLCRACYFDDFEFVDAPQQVDVRVCARCGAVHRGQRWVDVGADDYTDVAIEEVSDALGVHVDAEDVAWQVEPEQVDENTIRMHCYFTGVVRGEPVEEQVTVPVRIARQTCTRCGRIAGDYYASIVQIRAEGRTPVTEEVDRAKAIANDIVAEMEATGDRNAFITEVSETPDGLNMKVSTNKIGKKISNKMVEEFGGTVNDAETLVTEDEDGNEVYRVTFAVRLPPYRTGDIIELEGDQDDDGPVLVRSARGNLKGTRVTTGEHYEADYEEGNSPDARKLGELEDGVETTVVTVEDENAVQVLDPETYQAKTVARPDYFDPDAETVPVLKSRAGLHILPEEGDD; from the coding sequence ATGGCAGACTCGCGTGCGTTCTGTCCCCGCTGTGGGGATCCGATTGCGGACCGATCCGGGAGCGACGCGACCGAATCCACGGAATCGAACGGGGGTGTGGGTACACAGGAGATCCGCGAGCCGGCCACAGGCGAGACCGACCTCTGTCGAGCGTGTTACTTCGACGACTTCGAGTTCGTCGACGCGCCACAGCAGGTCGACGTTCGTGTCTGTGCCCGGTGTGGAGCGGTCCACCGCGGCCAGCGCTGGGTCGACGTCGGCGCGGACGACTACACCGACGTCGCAATCGAAGAGGTAAGCGACGCGCTCGGCGTCCACGTCGACGCCGAAGACGTCGCCTGGCAGGTCGAACCCGAACAGGTCGACGAGAACACGATCCGGATGCACTGTTATTTCACGGGCGTCGTCCGCGGAGAACCCGTCGAGGAGCAGGTCACCGTACCCGTCAGGATCGCCCGACAGACCTGCACTCGCTGCGGCCGGATCGCCGGCGACTACTACGCGAGCATCGTCCAGATCCGCGCCGAGGGCCGAACGCCGGTCACCGAGGAGGTCGACCGGGCTAAAGCAATCGCGAACGACATCGTCGCCGAGATGGAAGCGACGGGCGACCGCAACGCCTTCATTACCGAGGTGAGCGAGACGCCCGACGGGCTGAACATGAAGGTCTCGACCAACAAGATCGGCAAGAAAATCTCGAACAAGATGGTCGAGGAGTTCGGCGGGACCGTCAACGACGCCGAGACGCTCGTCACGGAGGACGAAGACGGCAACGAGGTCTACCGCGTGACGTTCGCCGTCCGCCTCCCGCCGTACCGGACGGGCGACATCATCGAACTCGAGGGCGACCAGGACGACGACGGACCGGTCCTCGTCCGGAGCGCTCGAGGGAACCTCAAGGGAACGCGCGTTACGACGGGCGAACACTACGAGGCGGACTACGAGGAGGGAAACTCCCCCGACGCTCGAAAGCTCGGCGAACTCGAGGATGGCGTGGAGACGACTGTCGTCACCGTCGAAGACGAGAACGCGGTGCAGGTGCTCGATCCCGAAACGTATCAGGCCAAGACGGTCGCCCGGCCGGACTACTTCGACCCCGACGCCGAGACGGTTCCCGTCCTGAAGAGCCGCGCCGGATTGCACATTCTTCCAGAAGAGGGCGATGACTGA
- the htpX gene encoding zinc metalloprotease HtpX yields MDWQPDWGLRARMGLTMFLLFAVYLIFIAALTTAFGGGALSLLLVALLFGSFSLIQFFYSDKLTLWSMGATEVEYEEYPQLHAAVDRLSQQADLPKPKVAVVDSKVPNAFATGRSPSNAVVAVTTGLLGTLNQEELDGVLAHELAHVKNRDVAVMTIASFLSTIAFLIVRFGGQMMLFTGGGRSHGGDNAKGAAGLLVAILISLLVWIISYLLIRALSRYREFAADRGAAAITGNPGALAAALMKISGEVDKVPDEDLREEAEMNAFFIIPLKSGIVGRLFSTHPSTERRIEQLRDLERETATA; encoded by the coding sequence ATGGACTGGCAACCGGATTGGGGGCTTCGCGCGCGAATGGGACTGACGATGTTCCTTCTCTTTGCGGTGTATCTGATCTTCATCGCCGCACTCACGACCGCGTTCGGCGGTGGGGCTTTGAGTCTCCTCCTCGTGGCACTGCTATTCGGGAGCTTTTCGCTGATTCAGTTTTTCTACAGCGACAAACTCACGCTGTGGAGCATGGGTGCCACGGAGGTCGAGTACGAGGAGTACCCGCAGTTACACGCCGCGGTCGACCGACTCTCCCAGCAGGCCGACCTGCCGAAACCGAAGGTGGCCGTCGTCGACTCGAAGGTTCCGAACGCCTTCGCGACCGGCCGCTCGCCGAGCAACGCCGTCGTCGCGGTGACCACCGGACTCCTCGGAACGCTGAATCAGGAGGAACTCGACGGCGTCCTCGCCCACGAACTCGCACACGTCAAAAACCGCGACGTCGCCGTGATGACCATCGCCTCCTTTCTCTCGACCATCGCATTCCTCATCGTCCGTTTCGGCGGTCAGATGATGCTCTTTACCGGCGGCGGGCGGAGCCACGGGGGCGACAACGCAAAGGGCGCGGCGGGACTTCTCGTCGCCATCCTGATCTCGCTGCTCGTCTGGATCATCAGCTACCTCCTCATCCGCGCGCTCTCGCGCTACCGCGAGTTCGCCGCCGACCGCGGCGCGGCCGCCATCACCGGCAACCCCGGCGCGCTCGCCGCTGCGCTCATGAAAATCTCGGGCGAGGTCGACAAGGTTCCCGACGAGGACCTCCGCGAGGAAGCCGAGATGAACGCCTTCTTCATCATCCCCCTGAAGTCCGGCATCGTCGGCCGACTGTTCAGCACCCACCCCTCGACGGAACGGCGGATCGAACAGCTTCGGGACCTCGAGCGCGAAACGGCAACGGCGTGA
- the pspAB gene encoding PspA-associated protein PspAB: MGLLDGLRSVLGMRAESDAKRDADPDDLFGMSTAYFTMEAELGYDSAGVGALCFSGVDSSTFREAVSEVEAILEAGREETGTEFEVAEDDHGYRWVILEEDDPEDLITSMHFAADTFIEHGYGSRLLAAVFAYEGTAASDSGGPVYWIYSFRRGRFYPFAPRSGRERDSSAEFKLESVLDGELEIEDEKEYWYPLWPSSSGTHPWE, translated from the coding sequence ATGGGACTGCTGGATGGACTTCGGTCCGTACTCGGAATGCGCGCCGAGTCCGACGCCAAGCGAGACGCCGACCCCGACGACCTCTTCGGGATGAGCACGGCCTACTTCACCATGGAGGCCGAACTGGGCTACGACTCGGCGGGCGTCGGCGCGCTCTGTTTTTCCGGCGTCGACTCGAGCACCTTCCGCGAGGCCGTCTCGGAGGTCGAGGCGATCCTCGAGGCGGGCCGCGAGGAGACGGGAACCGAGTTCGAGGTCGCCGAGGACGACCACGGCTACAGGTGGGTCATCCTCGAAGAGGACGACCCCGAAGACCTCATCACGAGCATGCACTTCGCGGCGGACACGTTCATCGAGCACGGCTACGGCTCGCGACTGCTCGCCGCCGTCTTCGCCTACGAGGGAACCGCTGCTAGCGACAGTGGTGGCCCCGTCTACTGGATCTATTCGTTCCGACGAGGGCGATTCTACCCGTTCGCCCCCCGATCCGGCCGCGAACGCGACTCGAGCGCCGAGTTCAAACTCGAGTCGGTGCTCGACGGCGAACTCGAAATCGAAGACGAGAAGGAGTACTGGTACCCGCTCTGGCCGAGTTCGTCCGGAACGCATCCCTGGGAGTAG